One stretch of Rosistilla oblonga DNA includes these proteins:
- the lpxK gene encoding tetraacyldisaccharide 4'-kinase — MDIRPIMSGQRRDPLARLLRMATRVAAIPYGVATTLRNRKYDRDASLIQHADVPVISVGNITTGGTGKSPMVAWIARVLRNEGLRVAIVSRGYGADASGVNDEALELEERLPDVPHVQNPDRVEGARVVVEELETEVILLDDGFQHRRLHRDLDIVLIDASCPFGYGYQLPRGMLRESLKGLKRADVVVLTRSDAASDADRRQIRETVQRYAATATWVESVHAPSALLTHAADPLPIETLRGQQVLVFSAIGNPDAFAKTVTDCGATLIDSKTFPDHHRFDRKDIETLTAWVDQHPAAEAILCTHKDLVKLRTSRIGRLPLRAVGIEIALTVGESELRQRLLQTTHQTTS; from the coding sequence ATGGATATTCGTCCTATCATGTCGGGCCAGCGGAGAGATCCGCTGGCTCGTTTGTTGCGCATGGCGACTCGCGTCGCGGCGATCCCATACGGCGTGGCGACGACGCTGCGCAATCGCAAATACGATCGCGACGCTTCGTTGATCCAACATGCCGACGTTCCCGTGATCTCGGTTGGCAACATCACGACCGGCGGAACGGGCAAGTCGCCGATGGTCGCCTGGATCGCTCGCGTGCTGCGCAACGAAGGCCTTCGCGTGGCGATCGTCAGTCGTGGCTACGGTGCCGATGCAAGCGGAGTGAACGACGAGGCGTTGGAACTGGAAGAACGCCTGCCCGACGTGCCTCATGTTCAAAATCCCGATCGTGTCGAGGGTGCACGTGTTGTGGTCGAAGAACTGGAGACCGAAGTCATCCTGTTGGACGATGGTTTCCAACACCGCCGACTGCACCGCGATTTGGACATCGTCTTGATCGACGCTAGCTGCCCGTTTGGATATGGGTATCAACTGCCACGCGGCATGTTGCGTGAATCGTTAAAAGGTTTGAAGCGAGCCGACGTCGTGGTCCTGACGCGCAGCGATGCCGCATCGGACGCGGATCGACGACAGATCCGCGAGACGGTGCAACGGTACGCCGCCACGGCGACTTGGGTTGAATCGGTCCACGCACCGTCGGCGCTACTGACGCACGCCGCCGATCCGTTGCCGATCGAAACGCTACGCGGGCAACAGGTGCTGGTCTTCAGTGCGATCGGCAATCCGGACGCGTTTGCAAAAACGGTCACCGATTGTGGCGCCACGCTGATCGACAGTAAAACCTTTCCCGATCACCACCGCTTCGACCGCAAGGATATCGAAACGCTCACCGCCTGGGTCGACCAACACCCTGCGGCTGAAGCGATCCTCTGCACGCACAAGGATCTCGTCAAACTAAGAACCTCGCGAATCGGCCGCCTGCCGCTGCGAGCTGTCGGAATCGAGATCGCACTGACCGTCGGCGAATCGGAACTGCGCCAGCGTCTGCTGCAAACGACCCACCAAACAACGTCCTAG
- a CDS encoding NADP-dependent isocitrate dehydrogenase has translation MAQAKIIYTQTDEAPALATGSLLPIIRAFATAAGIDVETKDISLAGRILANFSDRLPANQQQADALAELGELAKTPEANIIKLPNVSASIPQLNAAISELQQHGYELPHFPAEPKTDAEQEIRDRYAKVLGSAVNPVLREGNSDRRVAAPVKQYARKNPHSMGAWSADSKSHVASMDDGDFYGSELSHEMAAAGTVRIELVAADGSVTVLKKDFPIQAGEIIDGSRISRSKLQAFFAKEIEDARQNNVLFSLHMKATMMKVSDPIIFGHAVRVFFSDVIEKYSAELDEIGFNPNNGLGDLYAKLGKLDEAKQAEIKAAIAAEMEKRPELAMVDSDKGITNLHVPSDVIIDASMPAAIRTSGRMWGPDGKLHDMKAVIPDRCYAGVYQATIDFCKKNGAFDVTTMGSVANVGLMAQKAEEYGSHDKTFEIPADGTVRVVDGQGETLMQHEVAAGDVWRMCQTKDAPIRDWVKLAVTRARATGATAVFWLDANRAHDANLIAKVNKYLPEHDTAGLDIQIMPPVEATLHACQRAKEGKDTISVTGNVLRDYLTDLFPILELGTSAKMLSIVPLLAGGGLFETGAGGSAPKHVQQFVEEGHLRWDSLGEFLALAVSLEDLGTKTGNKKALVLAETLNTATGTFLDNDKSPSRKVKEIDNRGSHFYLTLYWAQALAAQTQDAELQQRFAAVASQLADQEAKIVAELSDAQGQPVDLGGYYQPNPEKLSNAMRPSATFNSVIESL, from the coding sequence ATGGCCCAAGCAAAGATCATTTACACGCAAACCGACGAAGCTCCCGCCCTGGCCACAGGTTCTTTGCTGCCGATCATCCGCGCGTTTGCAACCGCAGCGGGGATCGATGTCGAAACAAAAGATATCTCGCTAGCCGGCCGCATCTTGGCGAACTTCTCCGACCGCCTGCCCGCCAACCAACAGCAGGCCGATGCCTTGGCGGAACTCGGCGAACTCGCCAAGACTCCCGAAGCGAACATCATCAAACTGCCCAACGTCAGCGCTTCGATCCCGCAATTGAACGCCGCGATCAGCGAACTGCAACAGCACGGTTACGAACTGCCCCACTTCCCGGCCGAACCGAAAACCGATGCCGAGCAAGAGATTCGCGACCGCTACGCCAAAGTGCTTGGCAGCGCCGTTAATCCCGTCCTTCGCGAAGGCAACTCCGACCGCCGCGTCGCCGCTCCAGTAAAGCAGTACGCCCGCAAGAACCCACACTCGATGGGCGCTTGGTCAGCCGATTCCAAGTCGCACGTGGCGTCGATGGACGACGGTGACTTCTACGGCAGCGAACTATCTCATGAGATGGCCGCCGCCGGCACCGTTCGGATCGAACTGGTCGCAGCCGATGGTTCGGTGACCGTGCTGAAAAAGGACTTCCCGATTCAAGCCGGCGAGATCATCGACGGATCGCGGATCAGCCGCAGCAAACTTCAAGCCTTCTTCGCCAAAGAAATCGAAGACGCTCGCCAGAACAACGTCCTGTTCTCGCTGCACATGAAAGCAACGATGATGAAGGTCTCCGACCCGATCATCTTCGGACACGCCGTCCGCGTCTTCTTCAGCGACGTGATCGAAAAGTATTCTGCGGAGCTCGACGAAATCGGCTTCAACCCGAATAACGGCCTGGGCGATCTGTACGCAAAGCTCGGCAAACTGGACGAAGCGAAACAAGCCGAAATCAAAGCCGCCATCGCTGCCGAAATGGAAAAGCGTCCCGAATTGGCGATGGTCGATTCGGACAAAGGGATCACCAACCTGCACGTCCCTAGCGACGTGATCATCGACGCGTCGATGCCCGCCGCGATTCGCACCTCCGGTCGCATGTGGGGCCCCGATGGCAAGCTGCACGACATGAAAGCTGTCATCCCCGACCGCTGCTACGCGGGCGTCTACCAAGCGACGATCGACTTCTGCAAAAAGAACGGCGCGTTCGACGTGACCACGATGGGCAGCGTCGCGAATGTCGGCCTGATGGCACAGAAGGCCGAAGAGTACGGGTCGCACGATAAGACCTTTGAAATCCCAGCCGATGGAACCGTCCGCGTCGTCGACGGGCAGGGCGAGACGCTGATGCAACACGAAGTTGCCGCCGGTGACGTCTGGCGGATGTGCCAAACCAAAGACGCGCCGATCCGCGACTGGGTCAAACTGGCCGTCACCCGCGCCCGAGCGACCGGCGCGACCGCCGTCTTCTGGTTGGATGCCAACCGCGCCCACGACGCCAACCTGATCGCCAAGGTGAACAAGTACCTGCCCGAACACGATACCGCAGGCTTGGACATCCAGATCATGCCACCTGTCGAAGCCACCCTGCACGCCTGCCAACGGGCGAAGGAAGGCAAGGACACGATCTCAGTTACCGGTAACGTGTTGCGAGATTACCTGACCGATCTGTTCCCAATTCTCGAACTGGGAACCAGCGCCAAGATGCTTTCGATCGTACCGCTGCTGGCCGGCGGTGGCCTGTTCGAAACCGGTGCTGGCGGATCGGCTCCCAAACATGTTCAGCAGTTTGTCGAAGAGGGGCACCTGCGTTGGGATTCGTTAGGCGAATTCTTGGCATTGGCTGTCTCGCTGGAAGATCTGGGGACCAAGACAGGCAACAAGAAAGCGTTGGTTCTGGCGGAAACGCTGAACACCGCGACGGGAACATTCCTGGACAACGACAAGTCGCCGTCGCGAAAAGTCAAAGAGATCGACAACCGTGGCAGCCACTTCTATCTGACGCTCTATTGGGCTCAGGCACTGGCCGCGCAAACGCAAGACGCCGAACTGCAACAACGATTTGCAGCCGTCGCCAGCCAGTTGGCCGATCAGGAAGCGAAGATCGTCGCCGAACTGAGCGATGCTCAAGGCCAACCTGTCGATTTGGGCGGCTACTATCAGCCCAATCCAGAAAAGCTGAGCAACGCGATGCGGCCTAGCGCAACGTTCAACTCGGTCATCGAATCGCTGTAA
- a CDS encoding DEAD/DEAH box helicase, with translation MVLDSAFSTVSHCQNQVTSCGLGLADNFAPAAAAAEVLAAARLQPRAYQRRMVVAALQMVAGRQRAPDGHLAPAAGRVLVESPVGSGKTVIGLAIASALQRATGCRVGWAAMRRNSLARVAAENAFRDFNLDLQTISMFDKSPADVDLLVVDEVACGGTAQIERLHRQLHPRWTLGLAANSDPIKACFDRVIRDAGVSQLIADGHLSPYRHYTLDEYTPAVVAKLLMEEPDRWGQSLAFFQRRQQGLACAGLLQEQGIACELLGTGAHRERQLDAFERGSVRVLISTAAVPESIDCPELKTVFCRPAGRSSMLDMAGPVFCKSVGQPIKQIVQCRQAAWPMWKSIPADEQFVGGQGGWRSVAVNRQLANIVAPSDPLRLASEFPRQEDFLLGRERLRCANASRSVRF, from the coding sequence ATGGTTCTTGATTCCGCGTTTTCGACAGTTTCGCATTGCCAAAACCAAGTCACATCGTGCGGCTTGGGATTGGCCGATAACTTTGCTCCCGCCGCGGCTGCCGCCGAAGTGCTGGCTGCGGCTCGACTCCAGCCTCGGGCGTATCAGCGGCGGATGGTCGTCGCGGCGCTGCAGATGGTTGCTGGTCGGCAGCGGGCGCCGGACGGGCACTTGGCTCCGGCGGCGGGGCGTGTTTTGGTGGAGAGTCCCGTTGGCAGCGGTAAGACGGTGATCGGACTGGCGATTGCCAGCGCGCTTCAGCGTGCGACCGGATGCCGCGTCGGCTGGGCTGCGATGCGGAGGAACTCGTTGGCTCGCGTGGCTGCGGAAAACGCGTTTCGGGATTTCAACCTGGATCTGCAAACGATCAGCATGTTCGACAAGTCGCCGGCAGACGTCGACCTGTTGGTTGTCGATGAAGTCGCCTGCGGAGGAACGGCGCAGATCGAACGACTGCACCGGCAACTGCATCCCCGGTGGACTCTGGGCCTGGCGGCAAACAGCGATCCGATCAAGGCTTGTTTCGACCGCGTGATCCGCGACGCGGGCGTATCTCAATTGATTGCCGATGGGCATTTGAGTCCGTACCGGCATTACACGCTTGACGAGTATACGCCGGCGGTGGTTGCGAAGCTGTTGATGGAAGAGCCCGATCGATGGGGCCAGTCGTTAGCGTTTTTCCAACGCCGCCAGCAGGGGCTCGCCTGTGCCGGTCTGTTGCAGGAGCAGGGAATCGCTTGCGAGCTGTTGGGGACCGGGGCGCATCGGGAGCGGCAGTTGGACGCGTTTGAACGAGGAAGCGTGCGTGTTTTGATCAGCACCGCAGCGGTGCCCGAATCGATCGATTGCCCCGAGCTGAAAACGGTCTTCTGTCGTCCGGCGGGGCGCAGCAGCATGTTGGACATGGCGGGGCCGGTGTTTTGCAAGTCGGTGGGGCAGCCGATCAAGCAGATCGTGCAATGTCGGCAGGCGGCTTGGCCCATGTGGAAGAGTATTCCGGCGGATGAGCAATTTGTAGGCGGTCAGGGTGGTTGGCGGAGCGTGGCGGTGAATCGGCAGCTGGCGAATATCGTTGCTCCGTCGGATCCGCTTCGGTTGGCGTCGGAGTTCCCACGGCAGGAGGATTTTTTACTTGGGAGGGAGCGGTTGCGGTGTGCCAACGCGAGTCGCAGCGTCAGGTTTTAG
- a CDS encoding MFS transporter yields the protein MEGRYDEAPDSDTNGQQRYERMVLFILASVQFITIVDFMIVMPLGPQLMRTLQINPTQFGLIVSSYTFAAGVAGIVASSLADRFARRTTFLVLFAGFLLGTLCCGLAASYGVLLWARVVTGAFGGVLGGITMAIIGDVFPEQRRGRATGTLMTGFALASVAGVPFGLVLGTNFGWQIPFIVLAVGGGPILILARVALPRLDSHIHDVQTNPLKSLVETFAHRNHLRAFALIVALMIGSFTVFPYLSAYLVSNVGMSENQLPLIYIVGGALTFVAAPIVGRLADHYGKRRIYRIVAPASALMLFVVTHLPATHVAIAVAAFGGLMVCNVGRMIPAMAIVTSSVRPERRGAFLSANSSVQHVASGIGAYLGGLIVVEAGDGKLENFGTVGWIAAAATLVTLWLVGRVEVAGDINPLATPSAASLAIAAAAEASVDAGEALVGLSGEHQTVKDVSTNVPVD from the coding sequence ATGGAAGGTCGATACGACGAGGCGCCCGATTCGGATACCAATGGGCAACAACGCTACGAGCGGATGGTGTTGTTCATTTTGGCATCCGTGCAGTTCATCACAATTGTCGACTTCATGATCGTGATGCCGCTGGGACCTCAACTGATGCGGACTCTGCAGATCAACCCGACTCAGTTTGGGCTGATTGTCTCCTCCTACACCTTTGCCGCCGGGGTCGCAGGAATCGTCGCATCTTCGCTCGCCGACAGGTTCGCCCGCCGTACGACATTTCTCGTCCTGTTCGCCGGTTTCCTGCTAGGGACGCTTTGTTGTGGTTTGGCTGCCTCCTATGGGGTGCTACTTTGGGCCCGAGTTGTGACGGGAGCATTTGGCGGCGTTTTGGGAGGAATTACGATGGCGATCATCGGTGACGTCTTTCCCGAGCAACGCCGTGGACGGGCGACCGGCACGTTGATGACCGGATTCGCTTTAGCATCGGTTGCCGGAGTGCCGTTTGGATTGGTTCTCGGCACCAACTTCGGTTGGCAGATTCCGTTTATTGTGTTAGCCGTGGGCGGGGGGCCAATTCTCATCTTGGCGCGTGTCGCATTGCCTCGACTGGATTCTCATATCCACGATGTCCAAACCAATCCGTTGAAGTCGCTCGTTGAAACGTTTGCCCATCGCAACCATTTGAGAGCGTTTGCGTTAATCGTAGCGTTGATGATCGGCAGCTTCACTGTCTTTCCCTATCTGAGTGCCTACCTGGTAAGCAATGTGGGAATGTCGGAGAACCAATTGCCGCTGATCTACATCGTTGGCGGCGCGTTGACGTTTGTTGCGGCGCCGATCGTGGGGCGGTTAGCCGACCACTACGGCAAGCGGAGGATCTACCGAATTGTCGCGCCCGCATCGGCGCTGATGTTGTTTGTTGTCACCCATCTTCCTGCAACTCACGTTGCAATTGCCGTGGCTGCGTTCGGTGGGCTGATGGTTTGCAATGTCGGTAGAATGATTCCGGCGATGGCGATCGTGACCAGCAGTGTGCGACCAGAACGCCGCGGTGCATTTCTAAGTGCCAATTCGTCGGTTCAGCATGTTGCCAGCGGTATCGGAGCCTATCTAGGCGGGTTGATCGTGGTGGAAGCCGGCGACGGAAAGCTGGAAAATTTTGGCACCGTCGGGTGGATTGCTGCTGCGGCGACGCTTGTCACGCTGTGGCTGGTGGGACGCGTGGAAGTCGCGGGCGATATCAACCCGCTGGCAACTCCATCCGCGGCGTCGCTAGCCATCGCTGCCGCAGCAGAAGCTTCTGTCGACGCAGGAGAAGCGTTGGTGGGACTCAGCGGCGAGCATCAAACAGTCAAAGACGTCTCGACTAATGTTCCAGTCGACTGA